A genomic region of Janthinobacterium lividum contains the following coding sequences:
- a CDS encoding MFS transporter, with protein sequence MHTTTPAPALAKPVPAAPSLHSSQQQSGLAMHILGAVAFVHLLNDLIQALLPSIYPMLKAEFSLSFTQVGLITLTFQCTASLLQPWIGLYTDRRPLPFLLPVGMCFTLAGVLMLSIVSTFPTLLIASGLIGVGSSTFHPEASRVARMASGGRYGFAQSLFQVGGNVGSALGPLLAAAVIVNRGHGNVAWFSLLAVLAIGVLYKVSHWYSGHLASFKPKAGGHGPNLSRNKVIGALGVLALLVFSKYIYMASLSSYYTFYLIDKFHLSLGDAQLYLFLFLAAVAAGTFMGGPIGDRIGRKRVIWISILGAAPFTLLLPYVDLFWTAVLTVIIGFVISSAFSAIVVFAQELVPGKVGMIAGIFFGLMFGVSGIAAAAMGHLADVSGIAYVYKICSYLPLLGILTVLLPHIEQAKK encoded by the coding sequence ATGCACACAACCACACCTGCCCCAGCACTGGCCAAGCCCGTGCCGGCGGCTCCCTCGCTTCACAGTTCCCAACAACAATCCGGTCTGGCCATGCACATCCTGGGCGCCGTCGCCTTCGTGCATTTGCTCAATGACTTGATCCAGGCATTATTGCCGTCGATTTATCCGATGCTGAAAGCCGAGTTTTCACTCAGTTTTACCCAGGTCGGCCTTATAACCCTGACGTTCCAGTGCACGGCATCGTTGCTGCAACCCTGGATCGGCTTGTACACGGACCGCCGTCCGCTGCCATTCTTGCTGCCCGTCGGCATGTGCTTTACCCTGGCGGGCGTGCTGATGCTGTCCATCGTCTCGACTTTCCCGACCCTGCTGATCGCCTCGGGCCTGATCGGCGTCGGCTCGTCGACCTTCCACCCGGAAGCGTCGCGCGTGGCCCGCATGGCGTCGGGCGGACGCTACGGCTTTGCCCAGTCGCTGTTCCAGGTGGGCGGCAACGTCGGCTCCGCCCTGGGCCCGCTGCTGGCGGCGGCCGTCATCGTGAACCGTGGCCACGGTAATGTCGCCTGGTTCAGCCTGCTCGCCGTGCTGGCCATCGGCGTGCTGTACAAGGTCAGCCACTGGTATAGCGGCCACCTTGCCAGCTTCAAGCCGAAGGCGGGCGGCCATGGACCTAACTTGTCGCGCAACAAGGTGATAGGTGCGCTGGGCGTGCTGGCCCTGCTGGTGTTTTCCAAATACATCTACATGGCCAGCCTGTCGAGCTACTACACGTTTTACCTGATCGACAAGTTCCACCTGTCGCTCGGCGATGCCCAGCTGTACCTGTTCCTGTTCCTCGCCGCCGTGGCGGCCGGCACCTTCATGGGCGGCCCCATCGGCGACCGCATCGGCCGTAAGCGCGTGATCTGGATTTCCATCCTGGGCGCCGCGCCATTTACCCTGCTGCTGCCATATGTCGACCTGTTCTGGACGGCTGTATTGACGGTGATCATCGGTTTCGTGATTTCATCCGCGTTTTCCGCCATCGTCGTCTTCGCGCAGGAACTGGTGCCGGGCAAGGTGGGCATGATCGCGGGGATCTTCTTTGGCCTGATGTTTGGCGTGTCGGGCATCGCGGCCGCGGCGATGGGCCACCTGGCCGACGTGTCGGGCATCGCCTATGTGTATAAAATCTGCTCCTACCTGCCGCTGCTGGGCATATTGACGGTGCTGCTGCCGCATATCGAGCAGGCGAAAAAGTAG
- a CDS encoding GNAT family N-acetyltransferase — translation MHAPLRISSERGELDVAMIHRYLSEQSYWKRGVAIETVRKGIANALCFGGYVDGQQVAFARVITDYTDFAYLRDVFVLPPYQGRGYGKQIVAAALGDARVRDVVWMLGTDDAHGLYASFGFAPLEAPHKYMRRPAA, via the coding sequence ATGCACGCGCCACTGCGCATTTCCAGCGAACGCGGCGAGCTGGACGTGGCCATGATCCACCGCTACCTGAGCGAGCAATCGTACTGGAAGCGCGGCGTGGCGATCGAAACGGTGCGCAAGGGGATCGCCAACGCGCTGTGTTTCGGCGGCTATGTGGATGGGCAGCAGGTGGCGTTCGCCAGGGTCATCACCGATTACACGGATTTTGCCTACCTGCGCGACGTGTTTGTGCTGCCGCCATACCAGGGGCGCGGCTATGGCAAGCAGATCGTGGCCGCCGCGCTCGGCGATGCGCGTGTGCGCGATGTCGTCTGGATGCTGGGGACCGATGACGCGCATGGCCTGTATGCCAGCTTTGGTTTTGCGCCGCTGGAGGCGCCACACAAGTACATGCGTCGTCCTGCAGCGTGA
- the dbpA gene encoding ATP-dependent RNA helicase DbpA, with translation MNTTTDTTTSFASLPLTPAFLANLDSLGYHEMTTIQAQSLPAVLDGRDLIAQAKTGSGKTAAFGIGILHKLNPAWFAVQGLVLCPTRELADQVANELRRLARAAGNIKILTLTGGAPMRPQIASLEHGAHIVVGTPGRLRDHLGRGTINLNHVQTLVLDEADRMTDMGFYEEIAGIVSACPARRQTLLFSATYPEDIRRATASFLVNPLEVTVEAQHDNDKIEQRFYEIGFDERNSAVGKLLKHFKPESTLAFCNTKVHCRELAEELRQQGFSALALYGELEQRERDEILVLFANRSCSVLVATDVAARGLDISDLGAVINVDVSKDTEVHIHRIGRTGRGSKKGLALSLCAPNEKKWVKLIEQYQNSAAEWHDLKELAEDDGMEALPAPMVTLCIMGGKKDKLRPGDLLGALTGDAGLTKEQVGKINVFEFMTYVALDRKVAEAAFKRLNAGNTLGRDFGNIKGRSFKMRFIEA, from the coding sequence ATGAACACCACCACTGACACCACCACTTCCTTTGCCAGCCTGCCGCTGACGCCCGCCTTCCTGGCCAACCTGGACTCGCTCGGCTACCACGAGATGACCACCATCCAGGCGCAAAGCCTGCCGGCGGTGCTCGACGGCCGCGACCTGATCGCCCAGGCCAAGACGGGCAGCGGCAAGACCGCCGCCTTCGGCATCGGCATCCTGCACAAGCTCAATCCGGCCTGGTTTGCCGTGCAGGGACTGGTGCTGTGCCCCACGCGCGAACTGGCCGACCAGGTGGCCAATGAGCTGCGCCGCCTGGCCCGCGCGGCTGGCAACATCAAGATCCTGACCCTGACGGGCGGCGCGCCGATGCGTCCGCAAATCGCTTCGCTGGAACACGGCGCCCACATCGTCGTCGGCACGCCGGGCCGCCTGCGCGACCATCTGGGCCGCGGCACCATCAACCTGAATCACGTGCAGACGCTGGTGCTCGATGAAGCGGACCGCATGACGGACATGGGCTTTTACGAGGAAATCGCCGGCATCGTCAGCGCCTGCCCGGCGCGCCGCCAGACCCTGCTGTTCTCGGCCACGTATCCGGAAGACATCCGCCGCGCCACGGCCTCGTTCCTCGTCAATCCGCTGGAAGTGACGGTCGAGGCGCAGCACGACAACGACAAGATCGAGCAGCGCTTCTATGAAATCGGCTTCGACGAGCGCAACAGCGCCGTCGGCAAGCTATTGAAACACTTCAAGCCGGAATCGACCCTGGCCTTCTGCAATACCAAGGTGCATTGCCGCGAACTGGCCGAGGAACTGCGCCAGCAAGGCTTTTCCGCGCTGGCCCTGTACGGCGAGCTGGAACAGCGCGAGCGCGATGAAATCCTGGTGCTGTTCGCCAACCGCAGCTGCTCCGTGCTGGTCGCCACCGACGTGGCTGCGCGCGGCCTCGATATTTCCGACCTGGGCGCCGTGATCAACGTCGACGTGTCGAAGGACACGGAAGTGCACATCCACCGCATCGGCCGCACTGGCCGCGGCAGCAAGAAGGGTCTGGCCCTGTCGCTGTGCGCGCCGAACGAGAAAAAATGGGTCAAGTTGATCGAGCAGTACCAGAACAGCGCCGCCGAATGGCACGACCTGAAGGAACTGGCGGAAGATGACGGGATGGAGGCGCTGCCGGCGCCGATGGTCACCCTGTGCATCATGGGCGGCAAGAAGGACAAGCTGCGCCCGGGCGACTTACTGGGCGCGCTGACGGGCGACGCTGGCCTCACCAAGGAACAGGTGGGCAAGATCAACGTGTTCGAGTTCATGACCTACGTGGCGCTGGACCGCAAGGTGGCCGAAGCGGCCTTCAAGCGCCTGAACGCGGGCAATACCCTGGGCCGCGACTTCGGCAACATCAAGGGCCGCAGCTTCAAGATGCGCTTTATCGAGGCGTAA
- a CDS encoding elongation factor P produces the protein MKPAKEIRVGNIIMVDSKPMIVLRSDVNGSSRTGFTYKWKMKNLLTNTPMENVFRGDDKFDVVVLDKKPVTYSYFADPLFVFMDTEYNQYEIEEENLGEALNYLKDGMECEAIFYDGKAISVELPTTIARQVVYSEPAVKGNTSGNVLKEAKIENAIDAHRHTVQVPLFVAQDDVIEIDTRTNEYKRVVRN, from the coding sequence ATGAAACCCGCAAAAGAAATTCGTGTTGGCAATATCATCATGGTCGACAGCAAGCCAATGATCGTGTTGCGTTCTGATGTCAACGGTTCGAGCCGCACGGGCTTCACCTACAAATGGAAGATGAAAAATCTTCTGACGAACACCCCGATGGAAAACGTGTTCCGCGGCGACGACAAGTTCGACGTTGTTGTTCTGGATAAAAAGCCAGTGACATATTCGTACTTCGCCGACCCGCTGTTCGTTTTCATGGACACCGAGTACAACCAGTACGAAATCGAAGAAGAAAACCTGGGCGAAGCGCTGAACTACCTGAAAGATGGCATGGAATGCGAAGCCATTTTCTACGACGGCAAAGCGATCTCCGTTGAACTGCCGACGACCATCGCCCGTCAAGTGGTGTACTCGGAGCCAGCGGTCAAGGGCAACACGTCGGGCAACGTCCTGAAAGAAGCCAAGATCGAAAACGCCATCGACGCGCACCGCCACACCGTGCAAGTGCCGCTGTTCGTGGCACAGGACGACGTCATCGAAATCGACACCCGTACCAACGAATACAAGCGTGTCGTACGCAACTGA
- a CDS encoding Ivy family c-type lysozyme inhibitor: protein MSARLLFPLFLGAAVALAALPAHARTPRLSLIEQAQSCDGGHTCPYFPDVYKADYAFRKAFNVGLKKAGLKRQRWVPDGVASPLKPVEIDGKARLLSSVCEPHNCGHRYSILYDPAERSMTGVYMGSDGKGGLRTVYFGEPSIAEADLLFKN, encoded by the coding sequence ATGTCCGCACGTTTGCTGTTCCCCCTGTTCCTCGGTGCCGCCGTGGCGCTGGCCGCGCTGCCGGCGCACGCGCGTACGCCGAGGCTGTCGCTGATCGAGCAGGCGCAAAGCTGCGATGGCGGCCACACCTGCCCGTACTTCCCCGACGTCTACAAGGCGGACTACGCGTTTCGCAAGGCCTTCAATGTGGGCTTGAAAAAAGCTGGCCTGAAGCGGCAGCGCTGGGTGCCGGATGGCGTGGCCAGCCCGCTCAAGCCCGTCGAGATCGACGGCAAGGCGCGTCTGCTGAGCAGTGTCTGCGAACCGCACAATTGCGGCCACCGCTACTCCATCCTGTACGACCCGGCCGAGCGCAGCATGACGGGCGTGTATATGGGCAGCGATGGCAAGGGCGGCTTGCGCACCGTCTACTTCGGCGAACCCAGCATCGCCGAAGCCGACCTGTTGTTCAAGAACTGA
- the aqpZ gene encoding aquaporin Z, with protein MKQYGAEFLGTFWLVLGGCGSAVLAAAFPGLGIGFAGVALAFGLTVLTMAYAIGHISGCHLNPAVSIGLWAGGRFPANQLLPYIIAQVLGAIVAGGVLYVIASGQAGFDVSKGFASNGFGAHSPGGYSMLSALVIEIVLTMFFLIVILGATDKRAPAGFAPLPIGLALTLIHLISIPVTNTSVNPARSTGVALYVGDWATSQLWLFWLAPIIGALLGALAYRLIAGEKE; from the coding sequence ATGAAACAATATGGCGCCGAATTTCTCGGCACGTTCTGGCTGGTCCTGGGCGGTTGCGGCAGCGCCGTGCTGGCCGCTGCCTTTCCCGGCCTCGGCATCGGCTTTGCCGGCGTAGCGCTGGCCTTTGGCCTGACGGTGCTGACCATGGCTTACGCCATCGGCCACATCTCGGGCTGCCACCTGAATCCTGCCGTCTCGATCGGCCTGTGGGCCGGCGGCCGCTTCCCCGCCAATCAACTGTTGCCATACATCATTGCGCAAGTGCTAGGCGCCATCGTGGCCGGCGGCGTGCTGTACGTGATCGCCAGCGGCCAGGCCGGTTTCGATGTCAGCAAGGGCTTTGCCTCGAACGGCTTCGGCGCCCATTCGCCGGGCGGCTATTCGATGCTGTCGGCGCTGGTCATTGAAATCGTGCTGACGATGTTCTTCCTGATCGTCATCCTGGGCGCCACCGACAAGCGCGCGCCGGCCGGCTTCGCCCCGCTGCCGATCGGCCTGGCGCTGACCCTGATCCACCTGATCAGCATTCCCGTCACCAATACCTCCGTCAATCCGGCCCGCAGCACGGGCGTGGCCCTGTACGTGGGCGACTGGGCGACCAGCCAGTTGTGGCTGTTCTGGCTGGCACCGATTATCGGCGCCTTGCTGGGCGCGCTGGCCTACCGCTTGATTGCGGGCGAAAAAGAGTAG
- the cysS gene encoding cysteine--tRNA ligase: MTLHLYDTYSRSLRPFETIVPGHAGLYACGPTVYDYAHIGNLRTYLFVDGLRRALEFNGLQVRHVMNITDVGHLTSDADSGDDKIEARSARSGKSAWDIAAEFTRAFEGDLRALNILPPTIWCRATDHIAEQIAFILDLEAKGYTYRTDDGIYFDTTRQDSYGKLARLNRDGLQAGKRVDLGEKRDICDFALWKFSGEPGQRQMEWDSPWSLGFPGWHIECSAMAEKHLGAYFDIHCGGEDHVAVHHSNEIAQTEARHGTRLANFWLHGAFLKTQDAKMSKSTGDFLRLQSLVEQGVDPLAYRYLCLGAHYRSSLNFTDDALRGAASGLARLRVAVHGLGAAEGEADPAWHERFMSCVNDDLNYPRALAVAWELLKSELPDAVKKATMARFDAALGLDLLAWQPAQVAVPQQVQAWMAERSIARAQRQWAEADRLRDLARAAGYDIDDTPQGQQARPL; this comes from the coding sequence ATGACACTTCATTTGTACGACACGTATAGCCGCAGCCTGCGGCCCTTCGAGACCATCGTCCCTGGCCATGCCGGCCTGTATGCCTGCGGCCCCACCGTCTACGATTACGCGCACATCGGCAACCTGCGCACCTATCTGTTCGTCGACGGCTTGCGCCGCGCGCTTGAATTCAACGGCTTGCAGGTGCGCCACGTGATGAATATCACTGACGTGGGCCATCTGACGTCGGATGCGGACAGCGGCGACGACAAGATCGAGGCGCGCAGCGCCCGCAGCGGCAAGTCGGCCTGGGATATCGCCGCCGAATTCACGCGCGCGTTCGAGGGCGATCTGCGCGCGCTGAATATCCTGCCGCCCACCATCTGGTGCCGCGCCACGGACCACATCGCGGAGCAGATCGCATTCATCCTCGACCTGGAAGCGAAGGGCTATACCTACCGCACGGACGACGGCATCTATTTCGACACGACGCGCCAGGACAGCTATGGAAAACTGGCGCGCCTGAACCGCGACGGCCTGCAGGCGGGGAAGAGGGTGGACCTGGGCGAGAAGCGCGACATCTGCGATTTCGCGCTGTGGAAGTTCAGCGGCGAGCCGGGCCAGCGGCAAATGGAGTGGGACAGTCCCTGGAGCCTGGGTTTCCCTGGCTGGCATATCGAGTGCTCGGCGATGGCGGAAAAACACCTGGGCGCGTATTTCGACATCCATTGCGGCGGTGAAGACCACGTGGCCGTCCACCACAGCAACGAGATCGCGCAAACGGAAGCGCGCCACGGCACGCGCCTGGCCAATTTCTGGCTGCATGGCGCGTTCCTCAAGACCCAGGATGCGAAGATGTCGAAATCCACGGGCGACTTCTTGCGTTTGCAAAGCCTGGTGGAGCAGGGCGTCGATCCGCTGGCCTACCGCTACCTGTGCCTGGGCGCCCATTACCGCAGCAGCCTCAATTTCACGGACGACGCCTTGCGTGGTGCCGCCAGCGGCCTGGCGCGCCTGCGCGTGGCCGTGCATGGCCTGGGTGCTGCGGAAGGCGAGGCCGATCCTGCATGGCATGAGCGTTTCATGAGCTGCGTCAACGATGACCTGAACTACCCGCGCGCGCTGGCCGTGGCCTGGGAGCTGCTGAAAAGCGAGCTGCCGGACGCCGTCAAAAAAGCCACCATGGCCCGCTTCGATGCGGCCCTGGGGCTCGATCTGCTGGCCTGGCAGCCGGCGCAGGTGGCAGTGCCGCAGCAGGTGCAGGCGTGGATGGCGGAACGGTCCATCGCCCGCGCGCAGCGCCAGTGGGCCGAGGCGGACCGCTTGCGCGACCTGGCGCGCGCGGCCGGTTATGACATCGACGATACGCCGCAGGGGCAACAGGCGCGGCCCCTGTGA
- a CDS encoding acid phosphatase, which produces MKDLAPALPADPADQPANPSRRRIFQAASAVGLAASLPALADAAPARKTIAKGSLDAKLKAHVKNVVVIYLENRSFNNLFANFPGTSAPLSAVTAEQAQQLDRDGKPLATLPKIWGGLVPNQQNIGGIDYLIKEDQISGLPNAPYKLSDAAGKPLPESIITRDLVHRFYNNQMQINGGKNDGFAAWADSGGLVMGHYGETSKNLNLWQIAEQYTLCDNFFMAAFGGSYMNHQFLVTGRANEYFNAAETAAKKKIAVLSDGPQGVRLAISPDCPASALDGKPKYVNDGALTPDGYAVNTMAPPYQPSYIRPAFDGDPLHADPADANTLPPQTYDTIGDLLSRKGVSWAWYGGGWQAALDHKGGGSKPNFQFHHQPLNYFKQFAPGTAARAEHLRDGGTGDSPISNKFLAAAVAGKLPAVTFYKPQGNLNLHAGYSDIESGDQHVANVIQHLKESPQWKDMIVVITFDENGGWWDHVAPPKGDRWGPGTRIPAIVVSPYAKKGAVDHSFYDTTSILRLITRLHDLPLLEGLKVRNDAFASRGALPPGDLTGALSFR; this is translated from the coding sequence GTGAAGGACCTCGCCCCCGCCCTGCCAGCCGATCCGGCCGACCAACCCGCCAATCCCTCGCGCCGGCGCATTTTCCAGGCTGCTTCCGCAGTCGGCCTGGCCGCCAGCCTGCCGGCATTGGCCGACGCCGCGCCAGCCAGGAAGACCATCGCCAAAGGTTCGCTCGACGCGAAACTCAAGGCGCACGTCAAGAACGTGGTCGTGATCTACCTGGAAAACCGCAGCTTCAACAACCTGTTCGCCAACTTCCCCGGCACCAGCGCCCCCCTGTCCGCCGTCACGGCCGAACAGGCGCAGCAGCTGGACCGCGACGGCAAGCCGCTGGCTACCCTGCCGAAAATCTGGGGCGGCCTGGTGCCGAACCAGCAAAATATCGGCGGCATCGATTACCTGATCAAGGAAGACCAGATTTCCGGCCTGCCGAACGCCCCCTACAAATTGAGCGATGCGGCCGGCAAGCCCCTGCCCGAGAGCATCATCACGCGCGACCTCGTACACCGCTTCTATAACAACCAGATGCAGATCAACGGCGGCAAGAACGACGGCTTTGCCGCGTGGGCCGACAGCGGCGGCCTGGTGATGGGCCATTACGGCGAAACGTCGAAAAACCTGAACCTGTGGCAGATCGCCGAACAGTACACACTGTGCGACAACTTCTTCATGGCGGCCTTCGGCGGCTCCTACATGAACCACCAGTTCCTCGTCACGGGCCGGGCCAACGAATACTTCAACGCGGCCGAGACGGCGGCAAAGAAAAAGATCGCCGTGCTGTCCGACGGCCCGCAAGGCGTGCGCCTGGCGATCTCGCCCGACTGCCCCGCCTCCGCGCTCGATGGCAAGCCGAAATACGTCAATGACGGCGCCCTCACGCCGGACGGCTATGCCGTCAACACCATGGCGCCGCCATACCAGCCAAGCTATATCCGCCCCGCCTTCGACGGCGACCCGCTGCACGCCGATCCGGCCGATGCGAATACCCTGCCGCCGCAAACCTACGACACCATCGGCGACCTGCTGTCGCGCAAGGGGGTCAGCTGGGCCTGGTATGGCGGCGGCTGGCAAGCGGCGCTCGACCACAAGGGCGGCGGCAGCAAGCCGAATTTCCAGTTCCACCACCAGCCGCTGAACTACTTCAAGCAATTCGCACCCGGCACCGCCGCGCGCGCCGAGCACCTGCGCGACGGCGGCACGGGCGACAGCCCGATTTCGAACAAATTCCTCGCCGCCGCCGTGGCGGGCAAGCTGCCGGCCGTGACCTTCTACAAGCCGCAGGGTAACCTGAACCTGCACGCGGGCTATTCGGACATCGAGTCGGGCGACCAGCACGTGGCCAACGTCATCCAGCATCTGAAGGAGTCGCCGCAGTGGAAAGACATGATCGTGGTGATCACGTTCGATGAAAACGGCGGCTGGTGGGACCACGTGGCACCGCCGAAAGGCGACCGCTGGGGTCCTGGCACGCGCATTCCCGCCATCGTCGTCTCGCCATACGCGAAGAAAGGCGCCGTCGACCACAGTTTCTACGACACCACGTCGATCCTGCGCCTGATCACGCGCCTGCACGACTTGCCGCTGCTCGAAGGCCTGAAAGTGCGCAATGACGCCTTTGCGTCACGCGGCGCGCTGCCGCCGGGCGACCTGACGGGCGCCCTGAGCTTCCGCTGA
- a CDS encoding AraC family transcriptional regulator, whose amino-acid sequence MYTHQPAQTHPDGVPFSRSTSSHDYQHVPRPVTAMSRQYVAGDYTAPHSHVRAQLLYATEGVMRVSTGHGVWILPPRRALLIPVGVVHEVHILSELSMRTVYIDAQVAAQYGADCKVLEVSRLLRELILALLAEPIEYALAGRGDWLAHLILSELAGADTVPLAIPWPRDRRLVAVCSAIMSAPGSRRSIEDWAQDAGASARTLIRLFPKETGLHYRQWLQQVHLAEAFCRLDRGEGVAAIAYALGYASPSAFSAMFRRILGRTPQHYLSEWRGAD is encoded by the coding sequence ATGTACACCCACCAACCCGCCCAGACCCACCCCGATGGCGTGCCGTTCAGCCGCAGCACCAGCTCGCACGATTACCAGCACGTGCCGCGCCCCGTGACGGCCATGTCCAGGCAATACGTGGCGGGCGACTACACGGCGCCGCACAGTCATGTGCGGGCGCAACTGCTGTATGCGACGGAAGGCGTGATGCGCGTCTCCACCGGACACGGCGTGTGGATCCTGCCGCCGCGGCGCGCCCTGCTGATCCCCGTGGGCGTCGTGCATGAAGTTCACATCTTGAGCGAACTGAGCATGCGCACCGTGTACATCGATGCGCAGGTAGCGGCCCAATATGGCGCCGATTGCAAGGTACTGGAAGTGAGCCGGCTGTTGCGCGAGCTGATCCTGGCCTTGCTGGCCGAACCGATCGAATATGCGCTGGCGGGACGCGGTGACTGGCTGGCGCATTTGATCCTGTCGGAATTGGCGGGGGCCGATACCGTCCCCCTCGCCATCCCCTGGCCGCGCGACCGCCGCCTGGTGGCCGTCTGCTCGGCCATCATGAGCGCGCCCGGCAGCCGGCGCAGCATCGAGGACTGGGCGCAGGACGCGGGCGCCAGCGCGCGCACCCTGATCCGTTTATTCCCCAAGGAAACGGGCTTGCACTACCGCCAATGGCTGCAGCAAGTCCACCTGGCCGAGGCCTTCTGCCGCCTGGACCGGGGTGAAGGCGTGGCGGCCATCGCCTATGCGCTGGGCTACGCCAGCCCCAGCGCCTTCAGCGCCATGTTCCGCCGCATCCTGGGCCGCACGCCGCAGCATTACCTGAGCGAGTGGCGCGGCGCCGATTAA
- a CDS encoding amidase family protein, with product MQRSQMLRSGASRGVARPVLARASAPASPMAHLLDAGVLPQQQMMQAGKLSSHALTSQYLGRIRSLCSIGARTYPGIEINPDALKIALEMDRERQVHKVRGPLHGIPVVLRDNIATGDRMKTRTQAPLATQASCDSFVAARLRAAGAVIIGKSNLRQWAAVSVPHATASWAGLTILAVDSAADGSIVAPASDCGLVAIKPTGRAADGQGGEPAMAGPMAPSVREAAWLLAALTGERLADGVVLDAAGLHGRRIGVARSLFGLCAGTDAVIGQALLVLRDQGAELIEMPPAPGPGGIEALLGSHGLDALVGPTCHGVSQAPAALPHITVPAGVAGGSPVGLSFIGPAHGDMQLIAMAYAYEQATLHRRTPALPSSITLALRQP from the coding sequence ATGCAGCGCAGTCAGATGTTACGCAGTGGCGCGTCCCGGGGCGTGGCGCGCCCCGTGCTGGCCCGTGCCTCGGCGCCCGCCAGCCCCATGGCCCATCTGCTCGATGCCGGCGTCTTGCCGCAACAGCAAATGATGCAGGCAGGCAAACTCAGCTCCCATGCCCTGACGTCGCAGTACCTGGGGCGCATCCGCTCCCTGTGCAGCATCGGCGCGCGGACCTATCCCGGCATTGAAATCAATCCCGATGCGTTGAAAATTGCCCTGGAAATGGACCGCGAGCGGCAAGTGCACAAGGTGCGCGGCCCCTTGCATGGCATTCCCGTCGTCTTGCGCGACAATATCGCCACGGGCGACCGCATGAAGACGCGCACGCAAGCCCCCCTGGCCACGCAGGCCAGCTGCGATTCCTTTGTGGCGGCGCGCTTGCGCGCGGCCGGCGCCGTCATCATCGGCAAAAGCAATTTGCGCCAGTGGGCTGCCGTCAGCGTGCCGCATGCCACTGCCAGCTGGGCCGGGCTGACCATCCTGGCCGTCGACAGCGCTGCGGACGGATCCATCGTCGCGCCTGCTTCAGACTGCGGCCTGGTCGCCATCAAGCCCACGGGCAGGGCCGCTGACGGGCAGGGCGGCGAGCCAGCCATGGCCGGGCCGATGGCCCCCAGCGTGCGCGAGGCGGCCTGGCTGCTCGCCGCCCTGACGGGCGAGCGCCTGGCCGATGGCGTGGTGCTCGATGCCGCCGGCTTGCATGGGCGCCGCATCGGCGTGGCGCGCAGCCTGTTCGGCCTGTGCGCGGGGACCGATGCCGTGATCGGGCAGGCGCTGCTGGTACTGCGCGACCAGGGCGCGGAACTGATCGAGATGCCGCCCGCGCCCGGGCCTGGCGGCATCGAAGCATTGCTGGGCTCGCATGGGCTCGATGCGCTGGTGGGGCCTACCTGCCATGGCGTATCGCAGGCGCCGGCGGCCTTGCCGCATATCACGGTGCCGGCCGGCGTGGCCGGGGGCTCGCCGGTCGGCTTGTCCTTCATCGGTCCGGCCCACGGCGACATGCAGCTCATTGCGATGGCCTATGCCTATGAGCAGGCGACTTTGCACCGGCGCACGCCCGCGCTGCCGTCGAGCATCACCCTGGCGCTGCGCCAGCCATGA